The Montipora capricornis isolate CH-2021 chromosome 3, ASM3666992v2, whole genome shotgun sequence genome window below encodes:
- the LOC138043255 gene encoding uncharacterized protein, producing the protein MAEYRFRQPKSVEDEERCVLNAIPKSTRYKNKWAARIFEEWGKARFPKVATLEPGGLFKEYDLHKVQSLEIPLLQMDALSVNYWLTKFVQEVAKPSKERYPPKTIYQIVCGLRRFMEENNEKLDFNPLDASDKRFSIFRRVLDAEMKEGTRLGIACETIIFSYYLLSFVVNKVMFFYLANMQIKKICIRVSGQVDEFRNPMKTELKTRPCLKAVFSTRFSLDF; encoded by the exons ATGGCAGAATACCGATTTCGACAACCGAAATCCGTTGAGGATGAGGAAAGGTGTGTCTTAAATGCTATTCCAAAGTCGACgcgatacaaaaacaaatgggcGGCTCGTATTTTTGAAGAGTGGGGAAAAGCCCGATTTCCGAAAGTAGCAACGCTGGAACCAGGTGGTCTTTTTAAAGAATATGATCTGCACAAAGTTCAGTCGTTGGAAATTCCTTTACTTCAAATGGATGCTTTAAGCGTTAATTATTGGCTGACGAAGTTTGTGCAAGAAGTTGCGAAACCTTCAAAGGAAAGATATCCACCCAAAACGATATACCAGATTGTTTGTGGATTACGTCGCTTTATGGAGgagaacaatgaaaagttgGATTTTAATCCTCTCGATGCTTCGGATAAAAG GTTTTCTATCTTTCGCCGCGTTCTTGATGCAGAAATGAAAGAGGGCACAAGATTAGGGATTGCATGCGAGACAATTATCTTCAGTTattatttgttgtcatttgttgtcaataaagtaatgtttttctacCTTGCTAATATgcagattaagaaaatttgcatccgtgtttctggtcaggtggatgagtttagaaatccaatgaaaaccgagttgAAAACACGGCCGTGCTTGAAAGCCGTGTTTTcaactcggttttcattggatttctaa